A single genomic interval of Acidobacteriota bacterium harbors:
- a CDS encoding carboxylate-amine ligase encodes MRTADQPGTSVVVPSLTLDQDELRKLDGATFYEERLLFLLIRLRNPRAHVVYVTSQPVHPLILDYYLHLLAGVPASHARARLTMLCAYDASPRPLTQKILERPRLIERIRDAIPDPSRAYLTIFNATPLERKLAVLLGIPLNGLDPTLNYLGTKSGSRKVFREAGVELPEGFEDLTGEADVEDALVELGARRPGLRKAVVKLNESFSGEGNAIFRYPEEPDDRLAIRKALRELEFAVPWETYQNYFQKFTRMGGIVEEFIEAAIKVSPSAQLRTSPTGEVLPTSTHDQILGGPSGQVYQGCSFPAHEDYRMAIQHRSVLIGEVLAKKGVVSRFGVDFLAFKDAPDDPWKLTALEINLRVLGTTHPFLALQFLTGGTLDPDTGNFVSLSGRPKYYMATDNLRATTYRGVLPEDLIDIVTDNGLHYSHRTESGVLFHLIGALSEYGKLGLTVIAGSPEEVQDLYARTLDVLARETGIGHE; translated from the coding sequence ATGCGCACGGCCGACCAGCCGGGCACGTCGGTGGTCGTGCCTTCGCTCACGCTCGATCAGGACGAGCTGCGCAAGCTCGATGGCGCCACGTTCTACGAGGAGCGGCTGCTGTTCCTGCTGATCCGCCTGCGCAATCCGCGCGCGCACGTCGTGTACGTGACGTCGCAGCCGGTGCATCCGCTCATCCTCGACTACTACCTGCACCTGCTGGCCGGCGTGCCCGCCAGCCACGCACGCGCGCGGCTGACGATGCTGTGCGCGTACGACGCGTCACCACGGCCGCTCACGCAGAAGATCCTGGAACGTCCGCGCCTCATCGAACGTATTCGCGACGCCATCCCCGATCCCTCGCGCGCGTATCTCACGATCTTCAACGCCACGCCGCTCGAACGGAAGCTCGCCGTGCTGCTGGGGATCCCGCTCAACGGCCTCGATCCGACGCTCAACTACCTCGGCACGAAATCAGGCAGCCGGAAGGTGTTCCGCGAGGCGGGGGTCGAGCTGCCCGAAGGCTTCGAGGATCTGACGGGTGAAGCGGACGTCGAGGACGCGCTCGTCGAACTCGGCGCACGTCGGCCCGGCCTGCGCAAGGCCGTCGTGAAGTTGAACGAGAGCTTCTCCGGCGAAGGCAACGCGATCTTCAGGTACCCGGAGGAACCTGACGACAGGCTCGCGATCCGCAAGGCGCTGCGCGAGCTCGAGTTCGCGGTGCCGTGGGAGACCTACCAGAACTACTTCCAGAAGTTCACGCGCATGGGCGGCATCGTGGAGGAGTTCATCGAGGCCGCGATCAAGGTGTCGCCGTCGGCGCAGCTGCGCACGAGCCCGACGGGCGAAGTGCTGCCAACTTCGACACACGATCAGATCCTGGGCGGGCCGTCGGGACAGGTGTACCAGGGCTGCAGCTTCCCCGCGCACGAGGACTACCGGATGGCCATCCAGCACCGGAGCGTCCTCATCGGCGAGGTGCTGGCGAAGAAGGGCGTGGTGAGCCGGTTCGGCGTGGACTTCCTGGCGTTCAAGGACGCGCCCGACGATCCGTGGAAGCTGACGGCACTCGAGATCAACCTCCGCGTGCTCGGTACCACGCACCCGTTCCTCGCGCTGCAGTTTCTCACCGGCGGCACGCTCGATCCTGATACGGGCAACTTCGTATCACTCAGCGGCCGGCCGAAGTATTACATGGCCACCGACAACCTCCGCGCCACGACATATCGTGGCGTCCTCCCCGAAGACCTCATCGACATCGTCACCGACAACGGTCTGCATTACAGTCACCGCACGGAATCAGGCGTCCTCTTCCACCTCATCGGCGCCCTGTCCGAGTACGGAAAACTGGGTCTCACCGTGATCGCCGGCAGCCCGGAGGAAGTCCAGGACCTCTACGCACGGACGCTGGACGTGCTCGCCAGGGAGACGGGGATTGGGCATGAGTGA
- a CDS encoding class I SAM-dependent methyltransferase: MKRMGGVFRRLMERIRGKEEEPEPVLPRHAYKDVWRGLAKTEDGAKFWVQGSTDEDQLVRSADYFIGQLDRLVGIRPADDVLEIGCGVGRVGAALAPRCRSWTGTDVSPNMVLHTRRRLADKPNVHAVEISGYDLGPIPSESLDLVYCTVVFMHISEWERFSYIEEARRVLRPGGRLYVDNISLCTGYGWDFFQSSRARSPETRPPQIGQTSTPQEFEVYFRKAGFTEFTVQEIDDAWVVGTAVK; the protein is encoded by the coding sequence TTGAAACGCATGGGCGGCGTGTTCAGGCGGCTGATGGAGCGGATTCGAGGCAAGGAGGAGGAGCCGGAGCCTGTTCTGCCTCGTCACGCATACAAGGACGTGTGGCGCGGTCTTGCCAAGACGGAAGACGGTGCCAAGTTCTGGGTGCAGGGCTCGACAGACGAGGATCAGCTCGTACGTTCGGCCGACTACTTCATTGGACAACTCGATCGTCTCGTGGGCATCCGACCCGCCGACGACGTGCTGGAGATCGGGTGCGGCGTGGGGCGCGTGGGCGCTGCACTGGCCCCGCGTTGCCGGTCGTGGACGGGCACCGATGTCTCTCCCAACATGGTGTTGCACACGCGCCGGCGCCTCGCCGACAAGCCCAACGTGCACGCTGTGGAGATTTCAGGATACGACCTCGGGCCTATCCCGAGTGAATCGCTCGACCTCGTGTACTGCACCGTCGTCTTCATGCACATCTCCGAGTGGGAGCGCTTCAGTTACATCGAAGAAGCCAGGCGCGTGCTCCGACCCGGGGGACGCCTCTACGTCGACAACATCTCGCTGTGCACGGGCTACGGCTGGGACTTCTTCCAATCGTCGCGCGCGAGGTCACCGGAGACCAGGCCGCCGCAGATCGGCCAGACGTCGACGCCACAGGAGTTCGAGGTCTATTTCCGCAAGGCGGGCTTCACCGAGTTCACCGTGCAGGAGATAGACGACGCCTGGGTCGTCGGCACAGCAGTGAAATGA